From one Lycium barbarum isolate Lr01 chromosome 6, ASM1917538v2, whole genome shotgun sequence genomic stretch:
- the LOC132644874 gene encoding protein COP1 SUPPRESSOR 2 isoform X1 gives MKQRNFRKRSIVDDGEEDEQERRLALEEVKFLQKQRERKLGVPAISSTASQVTPGVGGASNSNAGGLVRKVNDKADGDAEKDELVLQDTFAQETAVMEEDPNMLRYVEQELAKKRGKNVDVADQAENEVKRAEDELYKIPEHLKVKRRNSEESSTQWTTGIAEIQLPIEYKLKNIEETEAAKKLLQEKRLMGRARTESSIPSSYSADYFQRGKDYAEKLRREHPDLYKDKSKDTGHSESKPNDSSSDVGVKRQAATDQFMLERFRKRDRHRVMRR, from the exons ATGAAGCAGAGGAATTTCCGAAAGAGAAGTATAGTGGATGATGGTGAAGAAGACGAGCAGGAAAGGAG GTTGGCTTTAGAGGAAGTGAAGTTTcttcaaaagcaaagagagaggAAGCTAGGTGTCCCAGCTATATCTTCAACAGCATCACAGGTTACACCAGGCGTTGGCGGCGCTAGTAATAGCAATGCAGGTGGTTTAGTTCGCAAGGTGAACGATAAGGCTGATGGTGATGCAGAGAAGGATGAGTTGGTGTTGCAAGATACTTTTGCTCAGGAAACTGCCGTCATGGAAGAAGATCCCAACAT GTTGAGATATGTTGAGCAAGAGTTGGCTAAAAAAAGAGGCAAGAATGTTGATGTAGCAGATCAAGCTGAAAATGAGGTGAAACGTGCAGAAGATGAACTTTACAAAATTCCGGAGCATCTAAAA GTGAAAAGGAGGAATTCAGAAGAGAGCTCCACTCAGTGGACTACTGGAATAGCTGAAATTCAGCTCCCTATAGA GTACAAATTGAAGAATATCGAGGAGACAGAGGCTGCTAAAAAGCTCCTTCAGGAGAAGAGGCTCATGGGAAGAGCCAGAACTGAATCTAGCATCCCTTCAAGTTACTCCGCAGACTATTTCCAACGTGGCAAAGATTATGCTGAAAAACTCCGGAGAG AACATCCTGATTTGTACAAGGATAAAAGTAAAGATACCGGACATTCAGAATCCAAACCCAATGATTCAAGTTCAGATGTAGGCGTTAAAAGGCAAGCGGCGACTGATCAGTTCATGCTTGAGCGCTTCCGTAAAAGAGATCGCCATCGGGTCATGCGTAGATAG
- the LOC132644874 gene encoding protein COP1 SUPPRESSOR 2 isoform X2: MKQRNFRKRSIVDDGEEDEQERRLALEEVKFLQKQRERKLGVPAISSTASQVTPGVGGASNSNAGGLVRKVNDKADGDAEKDELVLQDTFAQETAVMEEDPNMLRYVEQELAKKRGKNVDVADQAENEVKRAEDELYKIPEHLKVKRRNSEESSTQWTTGIAEIQLPIEYKLKNIEETEAAKKLLQEKRLMGRARTESSIPSSYSADYFQRGKDYAEKLRRGADISSSFVTMHPLDAFVIIKHLHHQKNRPINPLKSI, from the exons ATGAAGCAGAGGAATTTCCGAAAGAGAAGTATAGTGGATGATGGTGAAGAAGACGAGCAGGAAAGGAG GTTGGCTTTAGAGGAAGTGAAGTTTcttcaaaagcaaagagagaggAAGCTAGGTGTCCCAGCTATATCTTCAACAGCATCACAGGTTACACCAGGCGTTGGCGGCGCTAGTAATAGCAATGCAGGTGGTTTAGTTCGCAAGGTGAACGATAAGGCTGATGGTGATGCAGAGAAGGATGAGTTGGTGTTGCAAGATACTTTTGCTCAGGAAACTGCCGTCATGGAAGAAGATCCCAACAT GTTGAGATATGTTGAGCAAGAGTTGGCTAAAAAAAGAGGCAAGAATGTTGATGTAGCAGATCAAGCTGAAAATGAGGTGAAACGTGCAGAAGATGAACTTTACAAAATTCCGGAGCATCTAAAA GTGAAAAGGAGGAATTCAGAAGAGAGCTCCACTCAGTGGACTACTGGAATAGCTGAAATTCAGCTCCCTATAGA GTACAAATTGAAGAATATCGAGGAGACAGAGGCTGCTAAAAAGCTCCTTCAGGAGAAGAGGCTCATGGGAAGAGCCAGAACTGAATCTAGCATCCCTTCAAGTTACTCCGCAGACTATTTCCAACGTGGCAAAGATTATGCTGAAAAACTCCGGAGAG GAGCTGATATTTCCTCCTCTTTTGTAACTATGCATCCCCTTGATGCCTTTGTGATTATAAAACACTTACATCATCAAAAAAATCGACCAATAAATCCTTTGAAGAGTATCTGA